GTTGTTACTTATGAAGAAAGTATTGAAATAAGGAAATTAATTGAAAAAACGGGAAAGAATGTTGTTGTTGCATATCAAAGACATTATATGCCTGTTTTTAATGGTGCAAGAAAAATTATAAAAGAAAAATTTGGAAATATTATTTTTCTTTCAGGTTTTCTTGCTCAGTATTATTATGAGCCAATAAGTACAAGAAGACCATGGAGAATAAATCCTCAACTTTCTGGGAAGGGACAGTTAACTGATTCTGGAAGTCATTTTGTCGCTTTATTATTCTTTTTGACAGGACTTACTCCTGAAAAGGTGGCTTCATTTATTGATTTCAGAGGAGAAAAAGTTGATATGAATTCTGCGTTTATTGTGAAGTTTAAAGAAGGAGCAATAGGAAATTTTGGGATTCTTGCTTTTGACCCATCTTTTAGAGAAAACCTTTTTATATGGGATGATAAAAATAATGTTTTAAAGGTATCAGCAATGGAAAATTCTTATGCGCAGTTTAAAGGAGAAAAAGAGACAAAAAATATAGAAGGACTTGAAATTGATGTTAAAAATCCATCAGAGGACCTTATTAAATGTATAAAAAAAGAAAAAAAAACACATACTGACTGGAAGATAGTAGAAAATGTGTCTTTATTGAGTGATATGGTTTATAAAGCATATTTTGAAAGCAAAGTTTTAGAATTTTAAAATTTATGATAAAATTATTTTTTTAAAAATGGAGTTTAAAAAATGAAAATAATTGTATGTATAAAGCAGGTTCCAGAAGGACTTGATGTTAAAGTTGACCCTGAAACAAAAAGGATTGTAAGAGAAGGAGTAAAAAGTATAATAAATCCCTATGACCTTTATGCAATTGAAGAAGGAATAAGATTGAAAGAAAGATTTGGAGGCGAGAC
The genomic region above belongs to bacterium and contains:
- a CDS encoding Gfo/Idh/MocA family oxidoreductase, which translates into the protein MIKIGFVGCGGISYRHLNDLKNMKDVKIVSAIEPNEDNFKKFQDTYGEKLNLYKDEEEMIEREKLDGVVICTPHTLHFSQIKIALQKGIDVLVEKPAVVTYEESIEIRKLIEKTGKNVVVAYQRHYMPVFNGARKIIKEKFGNIIFLSGFLAQYYYEPISTRRPWRINPQLSGKGQLTDSGSHFVALLFFLTGLTPEKVASFIDFRGEKVDMNSAFIVKFKEGAIGNFGILAFDPSFRENLFIWDDKNNVLKVSAMENSYAQFKGEKETKNIEGLEIDVKNPSEDLIKCIKKEKKTHTDWKIVENVSLLSDMVYKAYFESKVLEF